From Terriglobia bacterium:
CATATCCACCACGATGATGCCGTCGACTTTCCGGGTTTTTACATTCAAACTCATAAAACCTCCCTCGAATCAAATAGCGGAGCGCGTAGGTTACACGTATCGACCTTGAGTTTCAAGGACTTAAATGGAATCAGCCCTGGTCGTAGAATTTCATCGCGAGCGTGCCGTGCGCCGCGGCGCCGCCGGCGCGCAAGGCGGCTGCCAGCAGAACAGACTCCGCTACTTCCTCTTTAGACGCCCCGGCCTTCTTTGCATTTTTGGTGTGAACTTCGATGCAATAGACGCACTGCGTGGTGTGTGCAACTGCAACTGCGATCAATTCCCGATATTTACGGGGAATCTTGCCGTCCTCGCGG
This genomic window contains:
- a CDS encoding carboxymuconolactone decarboxylase family protein, coding for MSNHYHDENDLKLLKDMKGLAPEEFKAWAALDAIVGREDGKIPRKYRELIAVAVAHTTQCVYCIEVHTKNAKKAGASKEEVAESVLLAAALRAGGAAAHGTLAMKFYDQG